A stretch of the Malus sylvestris chromosome 10, drMalSylv7.2, whole genome shotgun sequence genome encodes the following:
- the LOC126585364 gene encoding probable galacturonosyltransferase 3 isoform X3: protein MHLHCLSDTHKSCIHMFHLYLQLEQLRNLYYMLVEQGEGASVIRASTLPDEKNIDIIAKYSNNLGAMQSSRVKMGDLSASWVLENPVDGGQEHPKRFEMAEDSSQSGMTFEEKTQHPTDDHQSGEGELPYSRLSSMSPVKLKRRVMRQERRNLRTAQLIGKDTEANNQMAAAAIERSKDFDPLVKGKYSIWRSDYESPNSDSTLKLMLDQIIMAKSYASIAMSKNETDLFNSLMKHYKLSQHAIGEASSDAELHSSALNRAKAMGRVLSAAKDKLYDCLTVERKLRVMLQSTEENVNALKKKSAFLNQLAAKTVPKPLHCLPLQLASDYFLLGYHNRGDANKEKLEDSSLFHYAIFSDNVIATSVVVNSTVLHAKEPNKHVFHVVTDKLNYAAMRMWFIVNPPAGATVQVENIDDFKWLNSSSCSVLHQLESARLQEYYFKANHPSSLSMGSDSLKYRNPKYLSLLNHLRFYLPDVYPKLDKILFLDDDIVVQKDLTPIWSVDLQGNVNGAVETCKESFHRYDKYLNFSNPLISDNFDSNACGWAFGMNIFDLKEWRKRNITGIYHRWQDMNEDRTLWKLGTLPPGLITFYNLTFPLDRGWHALGLGYDPAFNKTAIENAAVIHYNGNYKPWLDLAISKYKAYWSRYVISDNPYLRLCKISE, encoded by the exons ATGCATCTCCACTGTCTGTCTGACACCCACAAATCCTGCATTCATATGTTTCATCTTTATCTTCAATTGGAGCAGTTGCGAAATCTTTACTATATGCTGGTTGAGCAGGGAGAGGGTGCATCTGTGATCAGAGCCAGTACTCTACCAGATGAAAAG AATATTGACATAATTGCAAAATACAGCAACAATCTTGGAGCTATGCAAAGTAGTAGGGTTAAAATGGGGGACCTATCCGCTTCTTGGGTCTTGGAAAATCCTGTTGATGGAGGGCAGGAACATCCAAAGAGATTTGAG ATGGCGGAGGATTCATCTCAATCTGGAATGACATTTGAAGAAAAGACTCAGCATCCTACAGATGATCATCAATCTGGTGAAGGTGAACTTCCATATTCTCGTCTATCATCAATGAGCCCAGTGAAGCTCAAGCGTCGG GTAATGCGGCAAGAAAGGAGGAATCTTCGGACTGCACAGTTGATAGGAAAGGATACAGAAGCTAATAACCAGATGGCTGCAGCAGCAATTGAACGATCAAAAGACTTTGATCCCCTTGTCAAGGGAAAGTACAGCATATGGAGGAGTGATTATGAAAGCCCAAATTCTGATTCAACCTTGAAACTTATGCTGGACCAGATCATAATGGCCAAATCTTACGCAAGCATTGCCATGTCGAAGAATGAAACTGATCTTTTTAATTCTCTCATGAAACACTATAAACTTAGTCAGCATGCTATTGGAGAAGCAAGTTCAGACGCTGAGCTTCATTCaag TGCACTTAACCGAGCCAAAGCAATGGGCCGTGTTCTCTCTGCAGCGAAAGACAAATTATATGACTGCCTCACCGTCGAAAGGAAGTTGAGAGTCATGCTTCAGTCAACTGAAGAGAATGTAAatgctttgaagaaaaagagTGCATTCTTGAATCAGCTTGCTGCAAAAACAGTCCCTAAACCGTTACATTGCCTTCCTCTACAACTTGCATCTGACTATTTCTTGTTGGGTTATCATAATAGAGGGGATGCGAACAAAGAAAAGCTTGAGGATTCTTCTCTCTTCCACTATGCCATCTTTTCTGATAATGTTATAGCAACATCAGTGGTTGTTAATTCTACCGTGCTGCATGCGAAGGAACCCAACAAGCATGTTTTCCATGTAGTCACCGATAAACTAAATTATGCTGCTATGAGAATGTGGTTTATTGTCAACCCTCCTGCAGGAGCAACAGTCCAGGTTGAAAACATTGATGATTTCAAATGGCTGAATTCTTCTTCGTGTTCTGTTCTCCATCAACTTGAATCTGCCAGACTTCAAGAATATTATTTCAAGGCAAATCATCCTTCTTCCCTCTCTATGGGTTCTGACTCTCTTAAATATCGGAATCCAAAATATTTGTCCCTGCTGAATCATCTAAGATTCTACCTTCCTGATGTTTACCCAAAGCTGGACAAGATCCTATTTCTGGATGACGATATTGTAGTTCAGAAGGATTTGACGCCTATTTGGTCTGTTGACCTTCAAGGGAATGTAAATGGTGCAGTGGAGACCTGTAAAGAGAGCTTCCATCGGTATGATAAATATCTCAACTTCTCAAATCCATTAATCTCTGATAACTTTGATTCCAATGCTTGTGGCTGGGCATTCGGCATGAATATCTTCGACTTGAAGGAGTGGAGGAAGCGAAACATCACTGGTATATATCATCGTTGGCAAGACATG AACGAGGATAGAAcactttggaaacttggaacATTGCCGCCAGGACTTATAACTTTTTACAACCTGACCTTTCCGCTGGATCGGGGTTGGCATGCGTTGGGACTCGGCTATGACCCGGCCTTCAACAAAACGGCGATAGAGAATGCAGCTGTGATCCATTACAATGGAAACTACAAGCCATGGTTGGATCTGGCTATTTCAAAGTACAAGGCATATTGGTCAAGATATGTAATATCTGATAACCCTTATCTTCGACTTTGTAAAATCAGTGAATAA
- the LOC126585364 gene encoding probable galacturonosyltransferase 3 isoform X4 codes for MKSNNLGAMQSSRVKMGDLSASWVLENPVDGGQEHPKRFEMAEDSSQSGMTFEEKTQHPTDDHQSGEGELPYSRLSSMSPVKLKRRVMRQERRNLRTAQLIGKDTEANNQMAAAAIERSKDFDPLVKGKYSIWRSDYESPNSDSTLKLMLDQIIMAKSYASIAMSKNETDLFNSLMKHYKLSQHAIGEASSDAELHSSALNRAKAMGRVLSAAKDKLYDCLTVERKLRVMLQSTEENVNALKKKSAFLNQLAAKTVPKPLHCLPLQLASDYFLLGYHNRGDANKEKLEDSSLFHYAIFSDNVIATSVVVNSTVLHAKEPNKHVFHVVTDKLNYAAMRMWFIVNPPAGATVQVENIDDFKWLNSSSCSVLHQLESARLQEYYFKANHPSSLSMGSDSLKYRNPKYLSLLNHLRFYLPDVYPKLDKILFLDDDIVVQKDLTPIWSVDLQGNVNGAVETCKESFHRYDKYLNFSNPLISDNFDSNACGWAFGMNIFDLKEWRKRNITGIYHRWQDMNEDRTLWKLGTLPPGLITFYNLTFPLDRGWHALGLGYDPAFNKTAIENAAVIHYNGNYKPWLDLAISKYKAYWSRYVISDNPYLRLCKISE; via the exons ATGAAAAG CAACAATCTTGGAGCTATGCAAAGTAGTAGGGTTAAAATGGGGGACCTATCCGCTTCTTGGGTCTTGGAAAATCCTGTTGATGGAGGGCAGGAACATCCAAAGAGATTTGAG ATGGCGGAGGATTCATCTCAATCTGGAATGACATTTGAAGAAAAGACTCAGCATCCTACAGATGATCATCAATCTGGTGAAGGTGAACTTCCATATTCTCGTCTATCATCAATGAGCCCAGTGAAGCTCAAGCGTCGG GTAATGCGGCAAGAAAGGAGGAATCTTCGGACTGCACAGTTGATAGGAAAGGATACAGAAGCTAATAACCAGATGGCTGCAGCAGCAATTGAACGATCAAAAGACTTTGATCCCCTTGTCAAGGGAAAGTACAGCATATGGAGGAGTGATTATGAAAGCCCAAATTCTGATTCAACCTTGAAACTTATGCTGGACCAGATCATAATGGCCAAATCTTACGCAAGCATTGCCATGTCGAAGAATGAAACTGATCTTTTTAATTCTCTCATGAAACACTATAAACTTAGTCAGCATGCTATTGGAGAAGCAAGTTCAGACGCTGAGCTTCATTCaag TGCACTTAACCGAGCCAAAGCAATGGGCCGTGTTCTCTCTGCAGCGAAAGACAAATTATATGACTGCCTCACCGTCGAAAGGAAGTTGAGAGTCATGCTTCAGTCAACTGAAGAGAATGTAAatgctttgaagaaaaagagTGCATTCTTGAATCAGCTTGCTGCAAAAACAGTCCCTAAACCGTTACATTGCCTTCCTCTACAACTTGCATCTGACTATTTCTTGTTGGGTTATCATAATAGAGGGGATGCGAACAAAGAAAAGCTTGAGGATTCTTCTCTCTTCCACTATGCCATCTTTTCTGATAATGTTATAGCAACATCAGTGGTTGTTAATTCTACCGTGCTGCATGCGAAGGAACCCAACAAGCATGTTTTCCATGTAGTCACCGATAAACTAAATTATGCTGCTATGAGAATGTGGTTTATTGTCAACCCTCCTGCAGGAGCAACAGTCCAGGTTGAAAACATTGATGATTTCAAATGGCTGAATTCTTCTTCGTGTTCTGTTCTCCATCAACTTGAATCTGCCAGACTTCAAGAATATTATTTCAAGGCAAATCATCCTTCTTCCCTCTCTATGGGTTCTGACTCTCTTAAATATCGGAATCCAAAATATTTGTCCCTGCTGAATCATCTAAGATTCTACCTTCCTGATGTTTACCCAAAGCTGGACAAGATCCTATTTCTGGATGACGATATTGTAGTTCAGAAGGATTTGACGCCTATTTGGTCTGTTGACCTTCAAGGGAATGTAAATGGTGCAGTGGAGACCTGTAAAGAGAGCTTCCATCGGTATGATAAATATCTCAACTTCTCAAATCCATTAATCTCTGATAACTTTGATTCCAATGCTTGTGGCTGGGCATTCGGCATGAATATCTTCGACTTGAAGGAGTGGAGGAAGCGAAACATCACTGGTATATATCATCGTTGGCAAGACATG AACGAGGATAGAAcactttggaaacttggaacATTGCCGCCAGGACTTATAACTTTTTACAACCTGACCTTTCCGCTGGATCGGGGTTGGCATGCGTTGGGACTCGGCTATGACCCGGCCTTCAACAAAACGGCGATAGAGAATGCAGCTGTGATCCATTACAATGGAAACTACAAGCCATGGTTGGATCTGGCTATTTCAAAGTACAAGGCATATTGGTCAAGATATGTAATATCTGATAACCCTTATCTTCGACTTTGTAAAATCAGTGAATAA
- the LOC126585364 gene encoding probable galacturonosyltransferase 3 isoform X2 — protein MEVLPRTSASFVSLLILCISLVALHCVLIGADISGATARQRDISKYRSLCDCEQCEDGTGEGASVIRASTLPDEKNIDIIAKYSNNLGAMQSSRVKMGDLSASWVLENPVDGGQEHPKRFEMAEDSSQSGMTFEEKTQHPTDDHQSGEGELPYSRLSSMSPVKLKRRVMRQERRNLRTAQLIGKDTEANNQMAAAAIERSKDFDPLVKGKYSIWRSDYESPNSDSTLKLMLDQIIMAKSYASIAMSKNETDLFNSLMKHYKLSQHAIGEASSDAELHSSALNRAKAMGRVLSAAKDKLYDCLTVERKLRVMLQSTEENVNALKKKSAFLNQLAAKTVPKPLHCLPLQLASDYFLLGYHNRGDANKEKLEDSSLFHYAIFSDNVIATSVVVNSTVLHAKEPNKHVFHVVTDKLNYAAMRMWFIVNPPAGATVQVENIDDFKWLNSSSCSVLHQLESARLQEYYFKANHPSSLSMGSDSLKYRNPKYLSLLNHLRFYLPDVYPKLDKILFLDDDIVVQKDLTPIWSVDLQGNVNGAVETCKESFHRYDKYLNFSNPLISDNFDSNACGWAFGMNIFDLKEWRKRNITGIYHRWQDMNEDRTLWKLGTLPPGLITFYNLTFPLDRGWHALGLGYDPAFNKTAIENAAVIHYNGNYKPWLDLAISKYKAYWSRYVISDNPYLRLCKISE, from the exons ATGGAAGTTCTTCCGAGAACGTCGGCGAGCTTCGTTTCTCTGCTTATCCTCTGTATCTCATTG GTTGCTTTGCACTGTGTCCTAATTGGAGCAGATATATCTGGTGCTACAGCACG gcaAAGAGATATCAGTAAATACCGATCGCTCTGTGATTGTGAGCAATGTGAAGATGGCACG GGAGAGGGTGCATCTGTGATCAGAGCCAGTACTCTACCAGATGAAAAG AATATTGACATAATTGCAAAATACAGCAACAATCTTGGAGCTATGCAAAGTAGTAGGGTTAAAATGGGGGACCTATCCGCTTCTTGGGTCTTGGAAAATCCTGTTGATGGAGGGCAGGAACATCCAAAGAGATTTGAG ATGGCGGAGGATTCATCTCAATCTGGAATGACATTTGAAGAAAAGACTCAGCATCCTACAGATGATCATCAATCTGGTGAAGGTGAACTTCCATATTCTCGTCTATCATCAATGAGCCCAGTGAAGCTCAAGCGTCGG GTAATGCGGCAAGAAAGGAGGAATCTTCGGACTGCACAGTTGATAGGAAAGGATACAGAAGCTAATAACCAGATGGCTGCAGCAGCAATTGAACGATCAAAAGACTTTGATCCCCTTGTCAAGGGAAAGTACAGCATATGGAGGAGTGATTATGAAAGCCCAAATTCTGATTCAACCTTGAAACTTATGCTGGACCAGATCATAATGGCCAAATCTTACGCAAGCATTGCCATGTCGAAGAATGAAACTGATCTTTTTAATTCTCTCATGAAACACTATAAACTTAGTCAGCATGCTATTGGAGAAGCAAGTTCAGACGCTGAGCTTCATTCaag TGCACTTAACCGAGCCAAAGCAATGGGCCGTGTTCTCTCTGCAGCGAAAGACAAATTATATGACTGCCTCACCGTCGAAAGGAAGTTGAGAGTCATGCTTCAGTCAACTGAAGAGAATGTAAatgctttgaagaaaaagagTGCATTCTTGAATCAGCTTGCTGCAAAAACAGTCCCTAAACCGTTACATTGCCTTCCTCTACAACTTGCATCTGACTATTTCTTGTTGGGTTATCATAATAGAGGGGATGCGAACAAAGAAAAGCTTGAGGATTCTTCTCTCTTCCACTATGCCATCTTTTCTGATAATGTTATAGCAACATCAGTGGTTGTTAATTCTACCGTGCTGCATGCGAAGGAACCCAACAAGCATGTTTTCCATGTAGTCACCGATAAACTAAATTATGCTGCTATGAGAATGTGGTTTATTGTCAACCCTCCTGCAGGAGCAACAGTCCAGGTTGAAAACATTGATGATTTCAAATGGCTGAATTCTTCTTCGTGTTCTGTTCTCCATCAACTTGAATCTGCCAGACTTCAAGAATATTATTTCAAGGCAAATCATCCTTCTTCCCTCTCTATGGGTTCTGACTCTCTTAAATATCGGAATCCAAAATATTTGTCCCTGCTGAATCATCTAAGATTCTACCTTCCTGATGTTTACCCAAAGCTGGACAAGATCCTATTTCTGGATGACGATATTGTAGTTCAGAAGGATTTGACGCCTATTTGGTCTGTTGACCTTCAAGGGAATGTAAATGGTGCAGTGGAGACCTGTAAAGAGAGCTTCCATCGGTATGATAAATATCTCAACTTCTCAAATCCATTAATCTCTGATAACTTTGATTCCAATGCTTGTGGCTGGGCATTCGGCATGAATATCTTCGACTTGAAGGAGTGGAGGAAGCGAAACATCACTGGTATATATCATCGTTGGCAAGACATG AACGAGGATAGAAcactttggaaacttggaacATTGCCGCCAGGACTTATAACTTTTTACAACCTGACCTTTCCGCTGGATCGGGGTTGGCATGCGTTGGGACTCGGCTATGACCCGGCCTTCAACAAAACGGCGATAGAGAATGCAGCTGTGATCCATTACAATGGAAACTACAAGCCATGGTTGGATCTGGCTATTTCAAAGTACAAGGCATATTGGTCAAGATATGTAATATCTGATAACCCTTATCTTCGACTTTGTAAAATCAGTGAATAA
- the LOC126585364 gene encoding probable galacturonosyltransferase 3 isoform X1 encodes MEVLPRTSASFVSLLILCISLVALHCVLIGADISGATARQRDISKYRSLCDCEQCEDGTLRNLYYMLVEQGEGASVIRASTLPDEKNIDIIAKYSNNLGAMQSSRVKMGDLSASWVLENPVDGGQEHPKRFEMAEDSSQSGMTFEEKTQHPTDDHQSGEGELPYSRLSSMSPVKLKRRVMRQERRNLRTAQLIGKDTEANNQMAAAAIERSKDFDPLVKGKYSIWRSDYESPNSDSTLKLMLDQIIMAKSYASIAMSKNETDLFNSLMKHYKLSQHAIGEASSDAELHSSALNRAKAMGRVLSAAKDKLYDCLTVERKLRVMLQSTEENVNALKKKSAFLNQLAAKTVPKPLHCLPLQLASDYFLLGYHNRGDANKEKLEDSSLFHYAIFSDNVIATSVVVNSTVLHAKEPNKHVFHVVTDKLNYAAMRMWFIVNPPAGATVQVENIDDFKWLNSSSCSVLHQLESARLQEYYFKANHPSSLSMGSDSLKYRNPKYLSLLNHLRFYLPDVYPKLDKILFLDDDIVVQKDLTPIWSVDLQGNVNGAVETCKESFHRYDKYLNFSNPLISDNFDSNACGWAFGMNIFDLKEWRKRNITGIYHRWQDMNEDRTLWKLGTLPPGLITFYNLTFPLDRGWHALGLGYDPAFNKTAIENAAVIHYNGNYKPWLDLAISKYKAYWSRYVISDNPYLRLCKISE; translated from the exons ATGGAAGTTCTTCCGAGAACGTCGGCGAGCTTCGTTTCTCTGCTTATCCTCTGTATCTCATTG GTTGCTTTGCACTGTGTCCTAATTGGAGCAGATATATCTGGTGCTACAGCACG gcaAAGAGATATCAGTAAATACCGATCGCTCTGTGATTGTGAGCAATGTGAAGATGGCACG TTGCGAAATCTTTACTATATGCTGGTTGAGCAGGGAGAGGGTGCATCTGTGATCAGAGCCAGTACTCTACCAGATGAAAAG AATATTGACATAATTGCAAAATACAGCAACAATCTTGGAGCTATGCAAAGTAGTAGGGTTAAAATGGGGGACCTATCCGCTTCTTGGGTCTTGGAAAATCCTGTTGATGGAGGGCAGGAACATCCAAAGAGATTTGAG ATGGCGGAGGATTCATCTCAATCTGGAATGACATTTGAAGAAAAGACTCAGCATCCTACAGATGATCATCAATCTGGTGAAGGTGAACTTCCATATTCTCGTCTATCATCAATGAGCCCAGTGAAGCTCAAGCGTCGG GTAATGCGGCAAGAAAGGAGGAATCTTCGGACTGCACAGTTGATAGGAAAGGATACAGAAGCTAATAACCAGATGGCTGCAGCAGCAATTGAACGATCAAAAGACTTTGATCCCCTTGTCAAGGGAAAGTACAGCATATGGAGGAGTGATTATGAAAGCCCAAATTCTGATTCAACCTTGAAACTTATGCTGGACCAGATCATAATGGCCAAATCTTACGCAAGCATTGCCATGTCGAAGAATGAAACTGATCTTTTTAATTCTCTCATGAAACACTATAAACTTAGTCAGCATGCTATTGGAGAAGCAAGTTCAGACGCTGAGCTTCATTCaag TGCACTTAACCGAGCCAAAGCAATGGGCCGTGTTCTCTCTGCAGCGAAAGACAAATTATATGACTGCCTCACCGTCGAAAGGAAGTTGAGAGTCATGCTTCAGTCAACTGAAGAGAATGTAAatgctttgaagaaaaagagTGCATTCTTGAATCAGCTTGCTGCAAAAACAGTCCCTAAACCGTTACATTGCCTTCCTCTACAACTTGCATCTGACTATTTCTTGTTGGGTTATCATAATAGAGGGGATGCGAACAAAGAAAAGCTTGAGGATTCTTCTCTCTTCCACTATGCCATCTTTTCTGATAATGTTATAGCAACATCAGTGGTTGTTAATTCTACCGTGCTGCATGCGAAGGAACCCAACAAGCATGTTTTCCATGTAGTCACCGATAAACTAAATTATGCTGCTATGAGAATGTGGTTTATTGTCAACCCTCCTGCAGGAGCAACAGTCCAGGTTGAAAACATTGATGATTTCAAATGGCTGAATTCTTCTTCGTGTTCTGTTCTCCATCAACTTGAATCTGCCAGACTTCAAGAATATTATTTCAAGGCAAATCATCCTTCTTCCCTCTCTATGGGTTCTGACTCTCTTAAATATCGGAATCCAAAATATTTGTCCCTGCTGAATCATCTAAGATTCTACCTTCCTGATGTTTACCCAAAGCTGGACAAGATCCTATTTCTGGATGACGATATTGTAGTTCAGAAGGATTTGACGCCTATTTGGTCTGTTGACCTTCAAGGGAATGTAAATGGTGCAGTGGAGACCTGTAAAGAGAGCTTCCATCGGTATGATAAATATCTCAACTTCTCAAATCCATTAATCTCTGATAACTTTGATTCCAATGCTTGTGGCTGGGCATTCGGCATGAATATCTTCGACTTGAAGGAGTGGAGGAAGCGAAACATCACTGGTATATATCATCGTTGGCAAGACATG AACGAGGATAGAAcactttggaaacttggaacATTGCCGCCAGGACTTATAACTTTTTACAACCTGACCTTTCCGCTGGATCGGGGTTGGCATGCGTTGGGACTCGGCTATGACCCGGCCTTCAACAAAACGGCGATAGAGAATGCAGCTGTGATCCATTACAATGGAAACTACAAGCCATGGTTGGATCTGGCTATTTCAAAGTACAAGGCATATTGGTCAAGATATGTAATATCTGATAACCCTTATCTTCGACTTTGTAAAATCAGTGAATAA
- the LOC126585363 gene encoding pentatricopeptide repeat-containing protein At2g17210: MLEMRFPTIPNLSNCNVRLKELSSNGKWQELLCHHHEIQKFGLKLTDPSAFPPILKACSTLRSSAFGKAVHGGLIKTGFESCTSVANSAMDFYVKTGELGSALCVFNGMRSRDGVSWNIVVCGCLDQGDLEQGLWWFNNARVYADGFQFQPNNSTLVLVIQACRRLRDKCEGLIVHGYVIRGGFSFVSSVQNSLLSLYAEEGDMDSARNVFDEMRQRDVISWSVMIGGFVRCEEALIGMQMFRRMVAELGIEPDGVTMVSVLKACTNLKDLTMGQSIHGLVICRGLDCDMFVGNSLIDMYSKCSDADSASKVFEAMPRRNKVSWNSILSGFVFNEKHLEALSLFFSMGNEGIEADEVTLVSVLQTSEHLGLIHCKSVHCVTIRQGYESNELLLNSLMDAYAKCNDVELAWKLFREMKKRDVVSWSNMIGGFASCGRPDEAIAVFNEMMRLQGQDQKPNEITIINLFDACSASAELKRSKWAHGIAIRRGLAAQVAVGTAIVDMYSKCGAIGESRKAFGQILEKNVVSWSAMIAAYGMNGLGHEALALLAEMKLYGLKPNAVTILSVLSACSHGGLVEEGLSLFNSMVQDHGIEQRPEHYTCVVDMLARAGKLVMAMEFIKKIPESFMAARTSNAWGALLSACRSYRNSKVGFEAASRVLELVPENSAGYLLASSIYAANGLWVDAASMRRLVKERRVRVVAGYSLVHVGNKACRFVAGDGNSHSKSVSPSHGNMHSMLELLHACMIKTGNRNIVDDFDLIE; encoded by the coding sequence ATGTTGGAAATGCGCTTCCCCACGATTCCAAACCTTTCCAATTGCAATGTGAGGCTCAAAGAGCTATCATCTAATGGAAAATGGCAAGAACTACTTTGCCACCACCATGAAATCCAGAAATTTGGACTTAAACTAACAGACCCTTCAGCCTTCCCTCCAATCCTCAAAGCGTGCTCAACCCTCCGCTCCTCCGCCTTTGGAAAGGCGGTGCACGGCGGCTTGATCAAGACTGGATTCGAGTCCTGCACTTCCGTGGCGAATTCCGCCATGGATTTTTACGTTAAAACAGGGGAATTGGGTTCTGCATTGTGTGTTTTTAATGGCATGAGGAGCAGAGATGGAGTTTCTTGGAATATTGTGGTTTGTGGGTGCCTTGATCAGGGTGATTTGGAACAAGGGTTGTGGTGGTTTAACAATGCTAGGGTTTATGCTGATGGGTTTCAGTTTCAACCCAATAATTCTACTTTGGTGCTTGTAATCCAAGCGTGTCGCCGCCTCCGGGATAAGTGTGAAGGGCTGATCGTACATGGTTATGTGATTCGAGGCGGGTTTTCCTTTGTATCTTCGGTTCAGAACTCTTTGTTGAGTCTGTATGCAGAGGAAGGTGACATGGACAGCGCGCGGaatgtgtttgatgaaatgcgtCAGAGAGATGTTATCTCTTGGAGTGTGATGATTGGGGGCTTTGTGCGTTGTGAGGAAGCTCTAATTGGGATGCAGATGTTCCGAAGGATGGTAGCCGAGCTTGGCATTGAACCGGATGGTGTTACAATGGTCAGTGTTCTTAAAGCATGCACTAATTTGAAGGACTTGACAATGGGACAGTCGATCCACGGGTTGGTAATCTGTAGAGGTTTAGATTGTGATATGTTCGTTGGAAACTCTTTGATTGATATGTATTCCAAGTGCAGTGATGCGGATTCTGCATCTAAAGTTTTCGAGGCAATGCCGCGAAGGAATAAGGTCTCGTGGAATTCTATTTTATCTGGATTTGTGTTCAACGAGAAGCATTTGGAGGCCCTGTCACTGTTTTTCTCTATGGGGAATGAAGGAATTGAGGCGGACGAAGTTACTCTTGTGAGTGTTCTTCAAACATCCGAACATTTGGGCTTGATTCATTGCAAGTCGGTGCACTGCGTAACAATCAGGCAGGGATACGAATCAAATGAATTGCTCCTGAATTCTCTCATGGATGCTTATGCAAAGTGCAACGATGTTGAGCTTGCATGGAAACTTTTTAGAGAGATGAAGAAAAGAGATGTGGTTTCGTGGAGCAACATGATTGGAGGGTTTGCTAGTTGTGGCAGACCCGATGAAGCAATTGCCGTATTCAACGAGATGATGAGGCTGCAGGGACAAGATCAGAAGCCCAATGAGATCACCATCATAAATCTTTTTGACGCTTGTTCAGCTTCTGCCGAATTGAAGAGGTCGAAATGGGCTCATGGAATTGCTATCAGAAGAGGTTTGGCGGCACAAGTGGCTGTCGGAACCGCAATTGTAGACATGTACTCGAAATGTGGGGCAATAGGAGAATCGAGAAAGGCTTTTGGAcaaattcttgaaaaaaatGTCGTGTCATGGAGTGCCATGATAGCTGCGTATGGAATGAACGGTCTTGGCCATGAAGCACTAGCTTTACTTGCAGAAATGAAGCTGTATGGTTTGAAACCAAATGCAGTGACCATTCTTTCTGTGCTATCTGCGTGTAGCCATGGAGGTTTAGTCGAAGAGGGCCTTTCCTTGTTCAATTCGATGGTTCAAGATCACGGCATTGAACAAAGACCGGAACATTACACTTGTGTAGTTGACATGCTGGCCCGAGCAGGAAAGCTTGTAATGGCAATGGAATTTATCAAAAAAATCCCAGAAAGTTTTATGGCCGCCAGAACAAGTAATGCTTGGGGTGCATTATTGAGCGCTTGCAGAAGCTATAGGAACAGCAAAGTTGGTTTTGAAGCCGCCTCTCGTGTGCTTGAGCTGGTGCCTGAAAACTCAGCCGGGTACTTACTGGCGTCGAGCATTTATGCAGCGAACGGGTTGTGGGTCGACGCTGCAAGTATGAGAAGGTTGGTGAAGGAAAGAAGGGTGAGGGTTGTGGCTGGTTACAGCTTAGTGCATGTTGGTAACAAGGCATGTAGATTTGTTGCTGGTGATGGTAATTCCCACTCCAAATCCGTTTCACCATCTCATGGAAATATGCACTCAATGCTCGAGCTGTTGCATGCCTGCATGATCAAGACCGGAAACAGGAATATTGTTGATGATTTCGACTTAattgaataa